The following are from one region of the Megachile rotundata isolate GNS110a chromosome 15, iyMegRotu1, whole genome shotgun sequence genome:
- the sno gene encoding protein strawberry notch isoform X1 — MFVNKRIKRNQLLHDILKSAKREKDAMNEDSSSDEDEDPDNMGVPGGGKDLATATGIANIKDEKLADAPSNVMTKGQGGMNMLNQKFGNKIPGGLVTKTATPGYEMVRVGGSQGTPPGFVNANQLGQLNQLATAGGSYAFPPGLATLAGFNPAAFFSPSMDMSLMSGFMGIPGINMGVNPLVQLLNQNGLHPNWPAGLSGKAVSQLWMNAGDPTKMNIQQTLPEEEEVDDEDMGVAETYADYMPTKLKLGRKHPDPVVETASLSSVEPTDVWYKLSIPEETIRTGALSALQLESITYASQQHEHLLPDGSRAGFLIGDGAGVGKGRTIAGIIFENYLKGRKRAIWVSVSNDLKYDAERDLNDIGASKIEVHALNKFKYAKISSAVNGNVKKGVIFSTYSALIGESTQSGGKYKSRLKQLLQWCGEDFDGLIIFDECHRAKNLCPTGSSKPTKTGLTVLELQNKLPKARVVYASATGASEPRNMAYMVRLGMWGEGTPFPEFNDFITAVEKRGVGAMEIVAMDMKLRGMYIARQLSFHGVAFKIEEVPLSKEFTEVYDRSVRLWVEAMQRFQEAAELLDAENRMKKTMWGQFWSSHQRFFKYLCIAAKVKHAVAVAREAVKCGKCVVIGLQSTGEARTLEQLERDDGELSDFVSTAKGVLQSLVEKHFPASDRNHIHRVLGIEPSKMQRLDELEDMESAGGSAGSSKRKPVRQAAQRATKRVRTFPSDDDFTDDERNGGHSSGSEYKQSGSESEDDHKSDEESNITSDSSFNYSESDSDSGDGRRKKKGGKKPKKPVKKRGVVAGAATRNRAPSRDAVERAYTMKKELLLEIEELGDRLPPNTLDQLIDEFGGPENVAEMTGRKGRVVQTEDGTIQYESRSEVDVPLETLNLTEKQRFMDGEKTVAIISEAASSGISLQSDRRARNQMRRVHITLELPWSADRAIQQFGRTHRSNQVNAPEYIFLISDLAGERRFASIVAKRLESLGALTHGDRRATETRDLSQFNIDNKYGRAALEATMRTIMKYEPPLVPPPQDYHGDFFKDVAEALVGVGLICNSESTPGVLTLDKDYNNMSKFLNRILGMPVDLQNRLFKYFTDTLNAIVTQAKKTGRFDMGILDLGTSGENVKRVKLYRFLRKHATGKAPTELHVVHVERGMNWAEAVDKCSELTGSKEGFYLSHQIRNGKQTAILAVAVDTGSKKKSESKKDQLYMVYRPNTGLQLRQETLGELEKKYKKVSSDEAEPHWSQQYEASVDTCSHAYWRGNCKNVTIGMDCEVGLRRRSYNVLSGSVLSVWSRVESILATRSGHNSKMQVVRLRTDEGLKIVGTLIPKSCMEILRQELSSDSENTEELTF, encoded by the exons aTGTTTGTAAATAAGCGAATAAAGAGAAATCAATTATTGCATGATATTTTGAAA TCGGCCAAAAGGGAGAAGGATGCAATGAACGAAGACAGCAGCAGCGACGAGGACGAAGATCCCGATAACATGGGTGTGCCAG GTGGCGGGAAGGACCTAGCTACCGCGACCGGGATAGCAAATATTAAAGATGAAAAACTTGCGGATGCGCCGTCTAACGTCATGACGAAAGGACAAGGGGGAATGAATA TGTTAAATCAGAAATTTGGCAATAAAATTCCTGGTGGATTAGTAACCAAGACAGCGACACCAGGATACGAAATGGTACGCGTAGGAGGATCACAGGGTACACCGCCTGGATTTGTTAATGCAAATCAATTAGGTCAATTAAATCAATTAGCTACCGCTGGTGGATCATACGCTTTTCCACCAGGATTAGCGACTCTCGCGGGTTTTAATCCTGCAGCCTTTTTTTCACCGA gCATGGATATGAGTTTAATGAGTGGCTTTATGGGTATACCTGGAATAAACATGGGTGTTAATCCTCTAGTCCAGTTGTTAAACCAGAATGGTTTACATCCAAATTGGCCAGCTGGACTCTCAG GTAAAGCAGTGTCTCAATTGTGGATGAATGCTGGAGACCCGACTAAAATGAATATACAACAAACTTTACCAGAAGAGGAAGAAGTAGACGACGAAGATATGGGCGTTGCAGAAACATACGCCGATTATATGCCTACTAAAC TTAAACTTGGACGAAAGCATCCAGATCCTGTTGTGGAAACTGCGTCATTATCCAGCGTCGAACCGACAGATGTTTGGTATAAACTGTCGATACCGGAGGAAACGATACGAACTGGAGCTCTATCCGCGTTACAACTCGAATCGATCACGTACGCGTCTCAACAACACGAGCATCTTTTGCCAGACGGTTCACGCGCCGGTTTCTTGATCGGCGATGGTGCAGGAGTAGGTAAAGGACGAACCATAGCTGgtattatatttgaaaactaCTTGAAAGGTCGGAAACGTGCTATTTGGGTTTCTGTTTCGAACGATCTTAAATATGACGCAGAACGAGACCTGAACGACATAGGTGCATCAAAAATCGAG GTCCATGCATTGAATAAGTTTAAATACGCAAAAATTTCATCGGCAGTAAACGGTAATGTTAAGAAAGGAGTAATATTCAGTACGTATTCCGCGTTAATCGGAGAATCTACACAGAGTGGGGGAAAATATAAAAGTCGCTTAAAGCAACTGTTACAATGGTGCGGAGAAGACTTTGACGGGCTAATTATTTTCGACGAGTGTCATCGCGCGAAGAACTTGTGTCCGACGGGTAGCTCAAAGCCTACCAAAACTG GTTTGACGGTTTTAGAATTACAGAATAAACTTCCGAAAGCTAGAGTAGTGTACGCTAGTGCCACGGGTGCATCCGAACCCCGTAACATGGCCTATATGGTGAGATTAGGTATGTGGGGCGAAGGCACACCGTTCCCCGAATTCAACGATTTCATCACCGCTGTCGAGAAGCGAGGAGTTGGCGCGATGGAAATCGTAGCGATGGATATGAAATTGCGAGGCATGTACATCGCTCGACAGCTCAGTTTCCATGGAGTAGCTTTCAAGATAGAAGAAGTACCGTTGTCTAAAGAATTCACCGAGGTATACGATCGATCAGTTCGACTTTGGGTGGAAGCGATGCAAAGGTTTCAAGAAGCGGCGGAATTGTTGGACGCGGAGAACCGTATGAAGAAAACGATGTGGGGACAGTTTTGGTCGTCGCATCAGCGTTTCTTCAAGTATTTGTGCATCGCTGCAAAAGTGAAACACGCCGTTGCGGTCGCTAGGGAAGCGGTGAAATGCGGCAAATGCGTAGTGATAGGTTTGCAATCGACTGGGGAAGCTCGTACATTGGAACAATTGGAACGCGACGACGGTGAATTGAGCGATTTCGTTTCCACCGCGAAGGGAGTGCTTCAATCGTTGGTCGAAAAGCATTTTCCAGCGTCGGATCGTAACCACATACATCGAGTTCTCGGTATCGAGCCGTCGAAGATGCAGAGGTTAGACGAACTGGAAGATATGGAAAGTGCTGGCGGTTCCGCCGGTAGCAGTAAGAGGAAACCGGTACGACAAGCTGCCCAGCGCGCTACGAAAAGAGTTCGCACGTTCCCATCCGACGACGATTTTACCGACGACGAGAGAAACGGCGGTCATAGTTCTGGCTCGGAATACAAGCAAAGCGGTAGCGAGAGCGAGGACGATCACAAAAGTGACGAAGAAAGCAACATCACTTCCGATTCTTCGTTCAATTACAGCGAATCGGATTCCGATTCGGGCGATGGAAGACGGAAGAAGAAAGGTGGCAAGAAACCGAAGAAGCCGGTAAAAAAACGCGGGGTTGTCGCGGGAGCAGCGACGCGCAATCGAGCGCCATCGAGAGACGCGGTCGAGCGCGCGTATACCATGAAAAAAGAACTGCTATTGGAAATCGAAGAACTGGGTGATCGTCTACCACCGAATACTTTGGATCAGTTGATCGACGAGTTTGGTGGGCCGGAAAATGTGGCTGAAATGACCGGGAGAAAGGGTCGAGTCGTCCAAACCGAAGATGGGACTATTCAGTACGAGTCCAGGTCCGAGGTCGATGTTCCGTTAGAAACATTGAACTTGACGGAAAAACAGAGGTTCATGGACGGCGAGAAAACGGTAGCGATCATCTCCGAAGCAGCCAGCAGTGGTATATCGTTGCAGAGCGACAGGCGAGCTAGAAATCAGATGCGACGGGTACATATCACTCTGGAATTACCGTGGAGCGCCGACAGAGCGATACAGCAATTCGGACGAACGCATCGTTCGAATCAGGTAAACGCACCTGAGTACATATTCCTGATCTCGGACTTGGCAGGTGAACGGCGATTCGCCTCGATCGTGGCGAAGCGTCTCGAGAGTCTCGGTGCTCTCACGCACGGAGATAGACGGGCGACGGAAACGAGAGACCTTTCGCAGTTCAACATCGATAACAAATACGGCCGTGCGGCTCTCGAAGCGACGATGAGAACCATCATGAAGTACGAGCCGCCCCTTGTACCACCGCCTCAAGATTATCACGGAGACTTTTTCAAAGATGTAGCCGAAGCGTTAGTGGGTGTCGGTCTGATCTGTAACAGCGAAAGTACGCCCGGTGTACTCACATTGGACAAAGACTATAATAACatgtcgaaatttttaaatcgtatCCTCGGTATGCCCGTCGATTTGCAAAATcgtttgttcaaatattttaccgACACTCTGAACGCGATCGTGACGCAAGCGAAAAAGACTGGTCGTTTCGATATGGGCATCCTTGATCTTGGCACCTCGGGGGAAAACGTCAAGAGGGTTAAATTGTATCGTTTCCTACGAAAACACGCGACCGGAAAAGCGCCAACGGAACTTCACGTTGTTCACGTTGAACGTGGAATGAATTGGGCCGAGGCAGTGGATAAGTGTTCCGAATTAACAGGGTCGAAGGAGGGCTTTTATTTGAGTCATCAAATTCGTAACGGAAAACAAACGGCGATTCTCGCGGTCGCGGTGGACACCGGTAGCAAGAAAAAGTCCGAAAGCAAGAAAGATCAACTGTATATGGTTTATAG GCCCAATACAGGATTACAATTGAGACAAGAAACTCTTGGCGAAttagaaaagaaatataaaaaggtATCTTCGGACGAAGCTGAACCGCACTGGTCGCAACAGTACGAAGCTTCCGTAGATACGTGTTCTCACGCTTATTGGCGCGGTAATTGTAAAAACGTAACTATTGGTATGGACTGCGAGGTTGGACTGCGAAGGCGTTCCTACAATGTTTTGTCGGGTTCAGTTTTAAGCGTATGGAGTCGAGTAGAAAGCATTCTAGCGACACGTTCCGGTCACAATTCGAAGATGCAAGTTGTGCGGTTACGAACCG ACGAAGGATTGAAGATAGTTGGTACCCTTATTCCAAAGTCCTGTATGGAGATATTACGACAAGAACTTTCATCGGATTCGGAAAATACCGAGGAACTTACATTTTGA
- the sno gene encoding protein strawberry notch isoform X3 produces the protein MSAKREKDAMNEDSSSDEDEDPDNMGVPGGGKDLATATGIANIKDEKLADAPSNVMTKGQGGMNMLNQKFGNKIPGGLVTKTATPGYEMVRVGGSQGTPPGFVNANQLGQLNQLATAGGSYAFPPGLATLAGFNPAAFFSPSMDMSLMSGFMGIPGINMGVNPLVQLLNQNGLHPNWPAGLSGKAVSQLWMNAGDPTKMNIQQTLPEEEEVDDEDMGVAETYADYMPTKLKLGRKHPDPVVETASLSSVEPTDVWYKLSIPEETIRTGALSALQLESITYASQQHEHLLPDGSRAGFLIGDGAGVGKGRTIAGIIFENYLKGRKRAIWVSVSNDLKYDAERDLNDIGASKIEVHALNKFKYAKISSAVNGNVKKGVIFSTYSALIGESTQSGGKYKSRLKQLLQWCGEDFDGLIIFDECHRAKNLCPTGSSKPTKTGLTVLELQNKLPKARVVYASATGASEPRNMAYMVRLGMWGEGTPFPEFNDFITAVEKRGVGAMEIVAMDMKLRGMYIARQLSFHGVAFKIEEVPLSKEFTEVYDRSVRLWVEAMQRFQEAAELLDAENRMKKTMWGQFWSSHQRFFKYLCIAAKVKHAVAVAREAVKCGKCVVIGLQSTGEARTLEQLERDDGELSDFVSTAKGVLQSLVEKHFPASDRNHIHRVLGIEPSKMQRLDELEDMESAGGSAGSSKRKPVRQAAQRATKRVRTFPSDDDFTDDERNGGHSSGSEYKQSGSESEDDHKSDEESNITSDSSFNYSESDSDSGDGRRKKKGGKKPKKPVKKRGVVAGAATRNRAPSRDAVERAYTMKKELLLEIEELGDRLPPNTLDQLIDEFGGPENVAEMTGRKGRVVQTEDGTIQYESRSEVDVPLETLNLTEKQRFMDGEKTVAIISEAASSGISLQSDRRARNQMRRVHITLELPWSADRAIQQFGRTHRSNQVNAPEYIFLISDLAGERRFASIVAKRLESLGALTHGDRRATETRDLSQFNIDNKYGRAALEATMRTIMKYEPPLVPPPQDYHGDFFKDVAEALVGVGLICNSESTPGVLTLDKDYNNMSKFLNRILGMPVDLQNRLFKYFTDTLNAIVTQAKKTGRFDMGILDLGTSGENVKRVKLYRFLRKHATGKAPTELHVVHVERGMNWAEAVDKCSELTGSKEGFYLSHQIRNGKQTAILAVAVDTGSKKKSESKKDQLYMVYRPNTGLQLRQETLGELEKKYKKVSSDEAEPHWSQQYEASVDTCSHAYWRGNCKNVTIGMDCEVGLRRRSYNVLSGSVLSVWSRVESILATRSGHNSKMQVVRLRTDEGLKIVGTLIPKSCMEILRQELSSDSENTEELTF, from the exons ATG TCGGCCAAAAGGGAGAAGGATGCAATGAACGAAGACAGCAGCAGCGACGAGGACGAAGATCCCGATAACATGGGTGTGCCAG GTGGCGGGAAGGACCTAGCTACCGCGACCGGGATAGCAAATATTAAAGATGAAAAACTTGCGGATGCGCCGTCTAACGTCATGACGAAAGGACAAGGGGGAATGAATA TGTTAAATCAGAAATTTGGCAATAAAATTCCTGGTGGATTAGTAACCAAGACAGCGACACCAGGATACGAAATGGTACGCGTAGGAGGATCACAGGGTACACCGCCTGGATTTGTTAATGCAAATCAATTAGGTCAATTAAATCAATTAGCTACCGCTGGTGGATCATACGCTTTTCCACCAGGATTAGCGACTCTCGCGGGTTTTAATCCTGCAGCCTTTTTTTCACCGA gCATGGATATGAGTTTAATGAGTGGCTTTATGGGTATACCTGGAATAAACATGGGTGTTAATCCTCTAGTCCAGTTGTTAAACCAGAATGGTTTACATCCAAATTGGCCAGCTGGACTCTCAG GTAAAGCAGTGTCTCAATTGTGGATGAATGCTGGAGACCCGACTAAAATGAATATACAACAAACTTTACCAGAAGAGGAAGAAGTAGACGACGAAGATATGGGCGTTGCAGAAACATACGCCGATTATATGCCTACTAAAC TTAAACTTGGACGAAAGCATCCAGATCCTGTTGTGGAAACTGCGTCATTATCCAGCGTCGAACCGACAGATGTTTGGTATAAACTGTCGATACCGGAGGAAACGATACGAACTGGAGCTCTATCCGCGTTACAACTCGAATCGATCACGTACGCGTCTCAACAACACGAGCATCTTTTGCCAGACGGTTCACGCGCCGGTTTCTTGATCGGCGATGGTGCAGGAGTAGGTAAAGGACGAACCATAGCTGgtattatatttgaaaactaCTTGAAAGGTCGGAAACGTGCTATTTGGGTTTCTGTTTCGAACGATCTTAAATATGACGCAGAACGAGACCTGAACGACATAGGTGCATCAAAAATCGAG GTCCATGCATTGAATAAGTTTAAATACGCAAAAATTTCATCGGCAGTAAACGGTAATGTTAAGAAAGGAGTAATATTCAGTACGTATTCCGCGTTAATCGGAGAATCTACACAGAGTGGGGGAAAATATAAAAGTCGCTTAAAGCAACTGTTACAATGGTGCGGAGAAGACTTTGACGGGCTAATTATTTTCGACGAGTGTCATCGCGCGAAGAACTTGTGTCCGACGGGTAGCTCAAAGCCTACCAAAACTG GTTTGACGGTTTTAGAATTACAGAATAAACTTCCGAAAGCTAGAGTAGTGTACGCTAGTGCCACGGGTGCATCCGAACCCCGTAACATGGCCTATATGGTGAGATTAGGTATGTGGGGCGAAGGCACACCGTTCCCCGAATTCAACGATTTCATCACCGCTGTCGAGAAGCGAGGAGTTGGCGCGATGGAAATCGTAGCGATGGATATGAAATTGCGAGGCATGTACATCGCTCGACAGCTCAGTTTCCATGGAGTAGCTTTCAAGATAGAAGAAGTACCGTTGTCTAAAGAATTCACCGAGGTATACGATCGATCAGTTCGACTTTGGGTGGAAGCGATGCAAAGGTTTCAAGAAGCGGCGGAATTGTTGGACGCGGAGAACCGTATGAAGAAAACGATGTGGGGACAGTTTTGGTCGTCGCATCAGCGTTTCTTCAAGTATTTGTGCATCGCTGCAAAAGTGAAACACGCCGTTGCGGTCGCTAGGGAAGCGGTGAAATGCGGCAAATGCGTAGTGATAGGTTTGCAATCGACTGGGGAAGCTCGTACATTGGAACAATTGGAACGCGACGACGGTGAATTGAGCGATTTCGTTTCCACCGCGAAGGGAGTGCTTCAATCGTTGGTCGAAAAGCATTTTCCAGCGTCGGATCGTAACCACATACATCGAGTTCTCGGTATCGAGCCGTCGAAGATGCAGAGGTTAGACGAACTGGAAGATATGGAAAGTGCTGGCGGTTCCGCCGGTAGCAGTAAGAGGAAACCGGTACGACAAGCTGCCCAGCGCGCTACGAAAAGAGTTCGCACGTTCCCATCCGACGACGATTTTACCGACGACGAGAGAAACGGCGGTCATAGTTCTGGCTCGGAATACAAGCAAAGCGGTAGCGAGAGCGAGGACGATCACAAAAGTGACGAAGAAAGCAACATCACTTCCGATTCTTCGTTCAATTACAGCGAATCGGATTCCGATTCGGGCGATGGAAGACGGAAGAAGAAAGGTGGCAAGAAACCGAAGAAGCCGGTAAAAAAACGCGGGGTTGTCGCGGGAGCAGCGACGCGCAATCGAGCGCCATCGAGAGACGCGGTCGAGCGCGCGTATACCATGAAAAAAGAACTGCTATTGGAAATCGAAGAACTGGGTGATCGTCTACCACCGAATACTTTGGATCAGTTGATCGACGAGTTTGGTGGGCCGGAAAATGTGGCTGAAATGACCGGGAGAAAGGGTCGAGTCGTCCAAACCGAAGATGGGACTATTCAGTACGAGTCCAGGTCCGAGGTCGATGTTCCGTTAGAAACATTGAACTTGACGGAAAAACAGAGGTTCATGGACGGCGAGAAAACGGTAGCGATCATCTCCGAAGCAGCCAGCAGTGGTATATCGTTGCAGAGCGACAGGCGAGCTAGAAATCAGATGCGACGGGTACATATCACTCTGGAATTACCGTGGAGCGCCGACAGAGCGATACAGCAATTCGGACGAACGCATCGTTCGAATCAGGTAAACGCACCTGAGTACATATTCCTGATCTCGGACTTGGCAGGTGAACGGCGATTCGCCTCGATCGTGGCGAAGCGTCTCGAGAGTCTCGGTGCTCTCACGCACGGAGATAGACGGGCGACGGAAACGAGAGACCTTTCGCAGTTCAACATCGATAACAAATACGGCCGTGCGGCTCTCGAAGCGACGATGAGAACCATCATGAAGTACGAGCCGCCCCTTGTACCACCGCCTCAAGATTATCACGGAGACTTTTTCAAAGATGTAGCCGAAGCGTTAGTGGGTGTCGGTCTGATCTGTAACAGCGAAAGTACGCCCGGTGTACTCACATTGGACAAAGACTATAATAACatgtcgaaatttttaaatcgtatCCTCGGTATGCCCGTCGATTTGCAAAATcgtttgttcaaatattttaccgACACTCTGAACGCGATCGTGACGCAAGCGAAAAAGACTGGTCGTTTCGATATGGGCATCCTTGATCTTGGCACCTCGGGGGAAAACGTCAAGAGGGTTAAATTGTATCGTTTCCTACGAAAACACGCGACCGGAAAAGCGCCAACGGAACTTCACGTTGTTCACGTTGAACGTGGAATGAATTGGGCCGAGGCAGTGGATAAGTGTTCCGAATTAACAGGGTCGAAGGAGGGCTTTTATTTGAGTCATCAAATTCGTAACGGAAAACAAACGGCGATTCTCGCGGTCGCGGTGGACACCGGTAGCAAGAAAAAGTCCGAAAGCAAGAAAGATCAACTGTATATGGTTTATAG GCCCAATACAGGATTACAATTGAGACAAGAAACTCTTGGCGAAttagaaaagaaatataaaaaggtATCTTCGGACGAAGCTGAACCGCACTGGTCGCAACAGTACGAAGCTTCCGTAGATACGTGTTCTCACGCTTATTGGCGCGGTAATTGTAAAAACGTAACTATTGGTATGGACTGCGAGGTTGGACTGCGAAGGCGTTCCTACAATGTTTTGTCGGGTTCAGTTTTAAGCGTATGGAGTCGAGTAGAAAGCATTCTAGCGACACGTTCCGGTCACAATTCGAAGATGCAAGTTGTGCGGTTACGAACCG ACGAAGGATTGAAGATAGTTGGTACCCTTATTCCAAAGTCCTGTATGGAGATATTACGACAAGAACTTTCATCGGATTCGGAAAATACCGAGGAACTTACATTTTGA